A genomic segment from Yimella sp. cx-51 encodes:
- the lysX gene encoding bifunctional lysylphosphatidylglycerol synthetase/lysine--tRNA ligase LysX codes for MLDKILKGSINTFGGSNEPDRAKAGWRELVALWLGRLLVVAALWSFISLLFPLEWVGVVVSDLLSLLGLPSEPSLFVAILTLVLAGAVRRRLRAGHTVVLVYLTLSLVTSIMLAILAAQDSDFAMGGNLRGWTRDYVEFRIGVWFNVLAAVLQFVVLVLLVMSRRAFPARLQKGSLRLGLGVLAGGLLVSALTAFALTLAFPHTLATMGERVRWSIRSAFGVETPPGTPKFHGHFGPGWVYVLAGLISAAALVLALLAVWRSGRGVGVQRAADELQVRELLLKYGEDDSLGYFATRRDKSVVFSPDGRAALTYRNEGSVSVASADPIGDPAAWPDAIAQWRRECRELGLYSAVLSSSEAASKLYVSAGLRAFPLGDEAILDADTFSLRGRSMRPVRQAVTRISRAGYTAQVRRHADLSAQELQEIEALAQEWRGNETERGFSMALNRLGDPADGRCVLITARDKDGRIRGFLSFVPWGVRGVSLDLMRRDRTAENGLNEYMVAKLVELGADLGIRRVSLNFAVFRNVFSSADQVGAGPITKLTDAALSFASRFYQLETLYRSNDKYRPTWVPRLLCYDPSLTVARAGLAMGIAEGFVRPVGPSFLIGPRPEESQAPRGAEFDEQVRAQERQLLIPEPDPQPLSEQQRVRRQKLAVLQEAGRSGYPVSVSRTARVADVVAEFSGLSPDIVTDTQVSITGRIRAWRDLGGVTFAVLDDEGSRIQVMVTADGSAEVERQLWRRCVDLGDLVSVTGPVATSRNGELSVLLHSWQMASKCLSPMPGLHAHLSEDVRARNRSLALLSDPGALHMLQRRFVGVRAMRDVFTDKGFVEVETPMLQAIHGGATARPFQTHINAYNMGLYLRIAPELYLKRLAVGGMQKIFELNRNFRNEGADATHNPEFTSLEAYEAYGDYNTMRELMRETVLRTAVAVNGRPIALRPNDSGGVDEIDLDQPWPVITVHEAVSRAVGEQITTDTTVEELARICATADVAVPAGAGAGRMVMELYEAKVEKQTTFPTFYQDFPVEVSPLARPGRHDRRVAEQWDLVAFGAELGTAYSELIDPIDQRERLTRQSLAAAAGDPEAMEVDEAFLSALELGMPPTGGLGFGVDRLIMMLLGTNIRATLAFPFVRPTGNEDLGDN; via the coding sequence ATGCTGGACAAGATACTGAAGGGCTCGATCAACACCTTCGGTGGCAGCAACGAGCCTGATCGCGCGAAGGCAGGATGGCGCGAACTCGTAGCTCTATGGCTTGGCCGACTCCTGGTGGTAGCGGCGCTCTGGTCGTTCATCTCGCTGCTGTTCCCGCTGGAGTGGGTGGGTGTGGTCGTTTCTGACCTGCTGTCGCTGCTCGGCCTACCGTCCGAACCCAGCCTGTTCGTCGCGATATTGACCCTCGTCCTGGCCGGCGCGGTCCGTCGCCGGTTGCGGGCCGGCCACACCGTGGTATTGGTCTATCTGACTCTGTCGCTGGTCACATCGATCATGCTCGCGATCCTTGCGGCGCAGGACTCCGATTTCGCCATGGGCGGCAACCTGCGCGGCTGGACCCGCGACTACGTGGAGTTCCGTATCGGCGTCTGGTTCAACGTGCTGGCGGCTGTGTTGCAGTTCGTTGTTCTCGTCCTGCTGGTCATGAGCCGCAGGGCGTTCCCGGCACGCTTGCAGAAGGGCAGCCTCCGCCTAGGCCTGGGCGTGCTGGCAGGCGGCCTGTTGGTTTCTGCCCTCACCGCGTTCGCGCTGACGCTGGCCTTTCCGCACACCTTGGCGACGATGGGCGAGCGAGTGCGATGGAGCATCCGCTCCGCTTTCGGGGTGGAGACTCCACCTGGCACCCCTAAGTTCCACGGGCACTTCGGGCCCGGCTGGGTCTACGTGCTGGCTGGATTGATCTCGGCCGCGGCCCTGGTGCTCGCCCTGCTGGCGGTGTGGCGCTCCGGTCGCGGGGTCGGCGTACAGCGAGCCGCAGATGAGCTTCAGGTGCGGGAGCTGCTCCTGAAATATGGCGAGGACGACTCACTCGGCTACTTCGCCACCCGCCGCGACAAGTCTGTTGTCTTCTCGCCCGACGGTCGAGCGGCACTCACGTATCGCAACGAAGGTTCGGTCAGCGTCGCGAGTGCTGACCCGATCGGAGATCCCGCGGCGTGGCCCGATGCCATCGCGCAGTGGCGCCGCGAATGCCGGGAGCTCGGTCTCTACAGCGCAGTGCTCTCCAGCAGCGAGGCTGCTTCGAAGTTGTACGTCTCGGCAGGACTGCGGGCCTTCCCTCTCGGCGACGAAGCGATCCTCGACGCCGACACCTTCAGCCTGCGCGGTCGATCGATGCGGCCCGTGCGTCAGGCCGTCACCCGCATCAGCCGAGCCGGCTACACCGCCCAGGTGCGACGCCACGCCGATCTGTCCGCCCAGGAGCTGCAGGAGATCGAAGCCTTGGCGCAGGAATGGCGAGGCAACGAGACCGAGCGCGGCTTCTCGATGGCGCTCAACCGGTTGGGTGATCCGGCCGACGGGCGCTGCGTGCTGATCACCGCGCGTGACAAGGACGGCCGTATCCGCGGCTTCCTGTCGTTCGTCCCGTGGGGTGTGCGAGGTGTCTCGCTCGATCTCATGCGCCGCGACCGCACCGCCGAGAACGGCCTCAACGAGTACATGGTCGCCAAGCTGGTCGAACTCGGCGCCGACCTCGGTATTCGGCGGGTCTCGCTCAACTTCGCGGTGTTCCGCAATGTCTTCAGCAGTGCCGACCAGGTGGGCGCCGGTCCGATCACCAAACTCACTGATGCCGCGCTGTCGTTCGCGTCCCGCTTCTACCAACTGGAGACGCTGTACCGCTCCAACGACAAGTACCGCCCCACCTGGGTGCCGCGCCTGTTGTGTTACGACCCGAGCCTGACGGTGGCTCGGGCTGGTTTGGCCATGGGAATCGCGGAAGGGTTCGTCCGTCCGGTGGGCCCGAGCTTCCTGATCGGTCCGCGTCCGGAGGAGTCGCAGGCTCCGCGTGGAGCCGAATTCGACGAGCAGGTGCGTGCGCAGGAGCGTCAGCTGCTCATTCCCGAGCCTGACCCGCAGCCGCTGAGCGAACAGCAGCGCGTCCGTCGCCAGAAGCTGGCGGTGCTGCAGGAGGCGGGGCGGAGCGGTTACCCCGTATCGGTGTCGCGCACGGCCCGGGTCGCCGATGTGGTGGCCGAGTTCAGTGGACTGTCTCCCGACATCGTGACCGACACCCAGGTGTCGATCACCGGCCGCATCCGCGCTTGGCGTGACCTGGGCGGGGTGACCTTCGCCGTGCTGGACGACGAAGGATCACGCATCCAGGTCATGGTGACCGCCGATGGCAGTGCAGAAGTCGAACGGCAGTTGTGGAGGCGCTGCGTCGACCTGGGCGACTTGGTCAGTGTGACCGGTCCGGTTGCCACCTCGCGCAATGGCGAACTCTCGGTGCTGCTGCACTCGTGGCAGATGGCGTCCAAGTGCTTGTCGCCGATGCCCGGCCTGCACGCCCACCTGTCGGAGGACGTCCGTGCGCGCAACAGGTCGTTGGCGTTGCTCTCCGACCCCGGTGCGTTGCACATGCTGCAGCGGCGATTCGTGGGTGTGCGCGCGATGCGCGATGTGTTCACCGACAAGGGTTTCGTCGAGGTCGAGACTCCGATGCTGCAAGCCATTCACGGTGGAGCCACGGCCCGGCCGTTCCAGACGCACATCAACGCCTACAACATGGGTCTTTACCTACGGATCGCACCCGAGCTCTATCTCAAGCGTCTCGCGGTCGGCGGGATGCAGAAGATCTTCGAACTCAACCGCAACTTCCGTAATGAGGGAGCCGACGCCACGCACAATCCGGAGTTCACCTCGCTGGAGGCCTATGAGGCATACGGCGACTACAACACCATGCGTGAGCTGATGCGCGAGACCGTGCTGCGCACCGCGGTCGCGGTCAACGGACGTCCGATTGCCTTGCGTCCCAATGATTCCGGTGGTGTCGACGAGATCGACCTCGATCAGCCGTGGCCGGTGATCACTGTGCACGAAGCAGTGTCGAGGGCCGTTGGCGAACAGATCACCACTGACACGACGGTGGAGGAGCTGGCCAGAATTTGCGCCACTGCCGATGTCGCAGTGCCCGCGGGAGCCGGCGCCGGACGCATGGTGATGGAGCTCTACGAAGCCAAGGTCGAGAAGCAGACCACCTTCCCCACCTTCTACCAGGACTTCCCGGTGGAAGTTTCGCCGTTGGCGCGCCCCGGTCGTCACGACCGGCGCGTGGCGGAGCAGTGGGACCTCGTTGCTTTCGGCGCCGAACTCGGCACCGCCTACAGCGAGCTCATCGACCCGATCGACCAACGTGAGCGGCTCACCCGGCAGTCGCTGGCAGCGGCAGCCGGCGACCCCGAGGCGATGGAAGTCGACGAGGCCTTCCTGTCAGCTCTCGAACTCGGTATGCCACCCACCGGCGGACTCGGGTTCGGCGTCGACCGCCTGATCATGATGCTGCTCGGTACGAACATCAGGGCCACGCTGGCGTTCCCGTTCGTGCGTCCGACCGGCAACGAGGATCTCGGCGACAACTGA
- a CDS encoding error-prone DNA polymerase, translating into MGWSNPPISWSELEQTLSHGTRPQARSVPVADGGDGPAFSRKRAKFLPADIVRPQTVVPYAELHAHSHYSFLDGASSPEDLVTEAVALGLHGLALTDHDGLYGIVRLAEAAEGYGDLITMYGAELSFDLSAPQNGIADPEGHHLVVIADGVDGYRRLATALTDGHLHPDAEKGRPVYDLNKVSETVSGSCFVLTGCRKGLVRQALSRGDESAALVELDRLAERFGHDRVLVELTDHGDPSDGSRNDQLADLAAGRGLQVIATNAVHYARPENFPLATAVAAVRARRSLDELDGWLPASDQAHLRSGAEMLARFQRFPGALERTVEIADQAGFRLRAASPKLPRQEVPAGHTPMSWLRELVETAAAQLFSPMSPQVRERLDKELQVIEAKDFPGYFLIVHDIVTFAKSKGILCQGRGSAAASLVCYVLGITVIDPIFYRLPFERFLSELREEAPDIDVDFDSGRREEVIQYVYRRYGRRNAAQVANVVTYRPKNAIRDMAKALGHSQGQQDAWSKQVERWGAEINSADHDIPAPVIDLAQQVLSFPRHLGIHSGGMVLTERPVGQVCPIEPARMENRTVLQWDKDDCAWMGLVKFDLLGLGMLAALQHTFDLTAEHLDEHWRIETLPRNEPGVYDMLARADSIGVFQVESRAQMGTLPRLKPRSFYDLAVEIALIRPGPIQGGAVHPYIRRRTGEDPITYSHPLLEDVLERTLGVPLFQEQLMQMAVSVGNCSPADADLLRRAMGSKRGVERIDALRAQLYEGMYANGISPQVADEIYTKIEAFANFGFAESHALSFAVLVYASSWLKLHYPAAFLAALLRAQPMGFYSAQTLVGDARRHGVIVRPPHLHLSEVYADLEALDDPPPANDRPDCLRDHEQEEIGDFDPGRPDDTAQHRRDTGFAVRLGFEEIKGLGEAAAERIVEARSAGQFIDLADLSRRAELDAEQLEALALSGALDCIAGTRRNALWRSAEAAAVRQGQLDLTVPYQPPLLPLLTAGEILQHDLQSTGISPADHPISHNRKSLDARGVRPITSCLHVESGRRIEVAGVVTHRQRPATAGGITFLNLEDETGLLNVIVSQGVWHRYRRIARSAPAMVIRGILERSPENITNLIADRLEPLTISVRTSSRDFR; encoded by the coding sequence ATGGGCTGGAGCAACCCGCCCATCTCGTGGTCGGAACTGGAGCAGACACTCTCCCACGGCACCCGCCCGCAGGCCCGTTCGGTGCCGGTGGCCGACGGCGGCGACGGGCCGGCGTTCTCACGCAAGAGGGCGAAATTCCTCCCCGCCGACATCGTCCGGCCGCAGACCGTGGTGCCCTATGCCGAACTCCACGCCCACTCCCACTACAGCTTCCTCGACGGGGCCTCCTCCCCCGAAGACCTCGTCACCGAGGCCGTCGCGCTCGGACTGCACGGGCTCGCCCTCACCGATCACGACGGCCTCTACGGCATCGTGCGCCTGGCCGAAGCTGCAGAAGGCTACGGCGATCTGATCACGATGTACGGCGCGGAGTTGTCCTTCGATCTGTCCGCTCCACAGAACGGCATCGCCGATCCCGAGGGCCATCACCTCGTGGTGATCGCCGACGGGGTGGACGGTTACCGCCGGCTCGCCACCGCCCTCACCGACGGACATCTGCACCCGGACGCCGAGAAGGGGCGACCGGTCTACGACCTGAACAAGGTCTCCGAAACCGTGTCGGGCTCATGCTTCGTGCTCACCGGCTGCCGCAAAGGGCTTGTGCGGCAGGCGCTTTCCCGCGGCGATGAATCTGCTGCGCTGGTCGAACTCGATCGCCTGGCCGAACGCTTCGGCCACGACCGGGTGTTGGTCGAGCTCACCGACCACGGCGACCCGAGCGACGGCTCACGCAATGACCAACTCGCCGATCTCGCCGCTGGCCGCGGCCTGCAGGTGATCGCCACCAATGCGGTGCACTACGCCCGTCCGGAGAACTTCCCGTTGGCGACCGCCGTGGCCGCCGTGCGTGCCCGGCGCAGCCTCGACGAACTGGACGGCTGGCTGCCGGCCAGCGATCAAGCCCACTTGCGCAGCGGCGCCGAAATGCTGGCCCGCTTCCAGCGCTTCCCCGGTGCGCTCGAACGCACCGTCGAGATCGCCGACCAGGCGGGGTTCCGATTGCGCGCAGCGAGCCCCAAGTTGCCCCGGCAGGAAGTGCCGGCCGGGCACACCCCGATGAGCTGGCTGCGCGAACTCGTCGAAACCGCTGCCGCACAACTGTTCTCGCCGATGTCACCACAGGTGCGCGAGCGCCTCGACAAGGAACTGCAGGTGATCGAGGCCAAGGACTTCCCCGGCTACTTCCTGATCGTCCACGACATCGTCACCTTCGCCAAGAGCAAAGGCATCCTGTGCCAGGGTCGGGGCTCGGCGGCGGCGTCCCTGGTCTGTTACGTGCTGGGCATCACCGTCATCGATCCGATCTTCTACCGGCTGCCCTTCGAACGCTTCTTGTCAGAACTACGTGAAGAAGCTCCCGACATCGACGTCGACTTCGACTCCGGACGCCGCGAGGAAGTGATCCAGTACGTCTACCGCCGTTACGGCAGACGCAATGCCGCCCAGGTGGCGAATGTGGTCACCTATCGCCCCAAGAACGCCATCCGCGACATGGCAAAAGCCTTGGGGCACAGTCAAGGACAGCAGGATGCGTGGTCGAAGCAGGTCGAACGCTGGGGTGCCGAGATCAACAGCGCCGATCACGACATCCCAGCGCCGGTGATCGATCTGGCGCAGCAGGTGCTGAGCTTTCCGCGGCACCTCGGCATCCACTCCGGCGGCATGGTGCTCACCGAACGACCCGTCGGCCAGGTGTGCCCGATCGAGCCGGCTCGGATGGAGAACCGCACCGTCCTGCAATGGGACAAGGACGACTGCGCGTGGATGGGCCTGGTGAAGTTCGACCTCCTGGGCCTGGGCATGCTCGCTGCACTGCAGCACACCTTCGACCTGACCGCCGAGCACCTGGATGAGCACTGGCGGATCGAAACCCTGCCGCGCAACGAACCCGGCGTCTACGACATGCTCGCCCGCGCCGACTCGATCGGCGTGTTCCAGGTGGAGAGCCGGGCGCAGATGGGCACCCTCCCCCGACTGAAACCACGCTCGTTCTACGACCTCGCGGTCGAGATCGCGCTCATCCGTCCTGGACCCATCCAGGGTGGTGCGGTGCACCCCTACATCCGGCGTCGCACCGGCGAAGACCCCATCACCTATTCCCACCCGCTGCTGGAGGACGTCCTCGAACGCACCCTCGGGGTGCCGCTCTTCCAGGAACAGCTGATGCAGATGGCGGTCAGCGTGGGCAACTGCTCCCCCGCGGACGCCGACCTGCTGCGTCGGGCGATGGGCTCCAAACGAGGTGTCGAGCGGATCGACGCGCTGCGCGCCCAGCTCTACGAGGGCATGTACGCCAACGGCATCAGTCCGCAAGTGGCCGATGAGATCTACACCAAGATCGAGGCCTTCGCCAATTTCGGTTTTGCCGAGTCACACGCCTTGAGTTTCGCGGTGCTGGTCTATGCCAGTTCGTGGCTCAAACTGCACTACCCGGCGGCCTTCCTCGCTGCCTTGCTGCGCGCCCAGCCGATGGGCTTCTACTCCGCCCAGACGCTCGTGGGTGATGCCCGTCGGCACGGGGTGATCGTGCGTCCACCGCATCTGCACCTGTCGGAGGTGTACGCCGACCTCGAAGCCTTGGACGATCCACCGCCGGCGAATGACCGACCCGATTGCCTGCGCGACCATGAGCAGGAAGAGATCGGTGACTTCGATCCGGGCCGGCCGGACGACACCGCACAGCATCGTCGCGACACCGGCTTCGCGGTGCGATTGGGATTCGAGGAGATCAAAGGGCTGGGCGAAGCAGCAGCCGAACGAATCGTCGAGGCGCGTTCGGCCGGCCAGTTCATCGATCTCGCCGATCTGTCCAGGCGCGCTGAGCTGGACGCCGAACAACTGGAAGCCCTTGCCTTGAGCGGGGCCCTGGACTGCATCGCCGGCACCCGCCGCAATGCGCTCTGGCGATCAGCGGAGGCCGCCGCCGTCCGGCAGGGGCAGCTCGACCTGACCGTGCCCTACCAACCGCCGCTCCTGCCGCTGCTGACCGCGGGTGAGATCTTGCAGCACGACCTGCAGTCGACCGGCATCAGCCCGGCCGACCACCCCATCAGCCACAACCGGAAATCGTTGGACGCCAGAGGAGTTCGGCCCATCACCAGTTGCCTGCACGTGGAGTCAGGACGCCGTATCGAGGTGGCGGGCGTGGTCACGCACCGGCAGCGTCCGGCGACCGCTGGCGGCATCACCTTCCTCAACCTCGAGGACGAGACCGGGCTGCTCAATGTCATCGTCAGCCAAGGTGTGTGGCATCGCTACCGGCGGATCGCCCGCTCGGCGCCGGCGATGGTGATTCGCGGCATTCTCGAGCGTTCACCGGAGAACATCACCAATCTCATCGCCGACCGGCTGGAGCCGTTGACGATCAGCGTGCGCACGTCATCACGGGATTTCCGGTGA
- a CDS encoding DNA polymerase Y family protein: MPKAPALTSAPPARTLALWCPSWPVEAARRSLGSAAPPRLALIAKGRVIAVSPEAEDESVTIGLRLREAQTRCPDLTVLAHDPAVDERWFAPVLQAVERVVPHVHLIEQGALAVRITGAARFYGSEDAVVELLLDQLAELHLDDVRMAVADGVFLAEQVARNTTVDCPVTNLPSPQTAAFLRTLPVSTVAAAVGDPALAETLRRMGIRNLGAFAKLPRAQVHSRFGEAGRRAHQLAWGEDSPVLPTHPIPDDFTVQAVCEHPSNDAALITRISEPIAATLTDRLRTRSLVCHEVRITLTTSAGHLHERTWRHAWPFTTHDITERVRWQLEDLATHAHRSDRSDGVTVVEIVAESPTQAAAHAPGLWGERPDQHITQMVVSLQRDLGHGAVRSATLAGGRLLHERHSTRPWGDSPPRHDARDRPWPGTLPGPRPATVFDSAQPALVHDAGGNPVVVDARGGLEAAPATWRPAHDDSRARQVVAWNGPWPVRQHWWQKPLALNRFQIVDDSGEAWLLLATDDGWWIEARYD; the protein is encoded by the coding sequence ATGCCCAAGGCCCCCGCACTGACGTCCGCGCCACCTGCGCGCACGTTGGCGCTCTGGTGCCCGAGCTGGCCGGTCGAGGCCGCCCGGCGCTCGCTGGGCAGCGCCGCTCCACCGCGGCTGGCGTTGATCGCAAAAGGTCGGGTCATTGCGGTTTCCCCCGAAGCTGAGGACGAGTCGGTCACCATCGGCCTACGCCTGCGGGAGGCCCAGACCCGCTGCCCCGATCTCACCGTGCTCGCGCACGACCCTGCGGTGGACGAACGCTGGTTCGCTCCGGTGCTGCAAGCAGTCGAGCGGGTCGTCCCGCATGTGCATCTCATCGAGCAGGGTGCGCTCGCCGTGCGCATCACCGGAGCGGCCCGCTTCTACGGCAGTGAGGACGCCGTGGTCGAGTTGCTGCTCGACCAACTGGCCGAACTCCACCTTGACGACGTGCGCATGGCGGTGGCTGACGGGGTGTTCCTCGCCGAGCAAGTGGCGCGTAACACCACCGTCGACTGTCCGGTCACCAACCTGCCCTCGCCCCAGACTGCAGCCTTCCTGCGCACCCTGCCCGTCTCCACCGTCGCAGCCGCAGTCGGCGACCCAGCGCTGGCAGAAACCCTGCGCCGCATGGGAATTCGCAACCTTGGAGCTTTCGCGAAGCTACCCCGCGCACAGGTGCATTCCCGATTCGGCGAGGCCGGACGCCGCGCCCACCAGCTCGCCTGGGGCGAAGACTCCCCCGTGCTGCCCACCCATCCGATCCCGGACGATTTCACCGTTCAGGCGGTCTGCGAACACCCCAGCAACGATGCCGCCCTGATCACCAGGATCAGCGAACCGATCGCGGCCACCCTGACCGACCGTCTGCGCACCCGCTCACTGGTGTGTCACGAAGTGCGTATCACCCTGACCACCTCGGCAGGGCATCTGCACGAACGCACCTGGCGGCATGCCTGGCCGTTCACGACGCACGACATCACCGAACGGGTGCGCTGGCAACTGGAAGATCTCGCCACCCACGCACACCGGAGTGACCGCTCCGACGGAGTGACCGTGGTGGAGATCGTCGCCGAATCACCCACGCAGGCGGCCGCCCACGCACCGGGCCTCTGGGGCGAGCGTCCCGACCAGCACATCACCCAGATGGTCGTCTCCTTGCAGCGCGACCTCGGCCACGGTGCAGTGCGCAGCGCAACCCTCGCCGGCGGACGCCTGCTGCACGAACGCCACTCGACCCGGCCGTGGGGCGACTCCCCTCCCCGCCACGACGCCCGCGATCGTCCCTGGCCCGGCACTCTTCCGGGTCCGCGCCCGGCAACGGTCTTCGATTCCGCACAGCCTGCCCTCGTGCACGACGCAGGCGGCAACCCTGTCGTGGTCGATGCCCGAGGCGGCCTCGAAGCTGCACCGGCCACCTGGCGTCCGGCCCATGACGACTCCCGCGCCCGGCAGGTCGTGGCGTGGAACGGCCCGTGGCCGGTGCGGCAGCATTGGTGGCAGAAGCCGTTGGCGCTCAACAGGTTTCAGATCGTCGACGACTCCGGAGAGGCCTGGCTGCTCCTCGCCACGGACGACGGCTGGTGGATCGAGGCGCGCTATGACTGA
- a CDS encoding phosphoribosyltransferase: MSNEREVLTYEDFGRAVREVAQNIVDSGFEPDMVLSIARGGLPFGGALGYALDLKNVSVVNVEFYTGVDQRLDVPIMLPPTPAAVDLSGMKVLVVDDVADTGKTLKLVQEFVADHVAESRIACIYEKSRTIVSCDYVWKYTDQWIDFPWSSQLPVTASR, encoded by the coding sequence ATGAGCAACGAACGTGAAGTGCTGACCTACGAAGACTTCGGCCGGGCAGTGCGCGAGGTCGCGCAGAACATCGTAGATTCAGGCTTCGAGCCCGACATGGTGCTCTCGATCGCCCGGGGTGGCCTGCCCTTCGGTGGGGCTCTGGGTTACGCACTCGACCTGAAGAATGTCTCGGTCGTGAATGTCGAGTTCTACACCGGCGTCGATCAGCGGCTGGACGTGCCGATCATGCTGCCGCCCACCCCTGCTGCGGTCGACCTGTCAGGCATGAAGGTGCTCGTCGTCGACGATGTCGCCGATACCGGCAAGACCTTGAAACTGGTGCAGGAGTTCGTTGCCGATCACGTGGCTGAGTCGCGGATCGCGTGCATCTACGAGAAGTCGCGCACGATCGTGAGCTGCGATTACGTCTGGAAGTACACCGACCAGTGGATCGACTTCCCCTGGTCAAGCCAGCTACCGGTCACCGCGTCTCGCTGA
- a CDS encoding ferritin, which produces MKMSESLEQAFNQQITLEFEASIVYRQLAIKLDEMDLPGMAAWLRHQADEEIVHANKFIDHVSDRGNHAEIGAIAAPAVKVESVLDAFEASLKHEERVSAAIRELYRAADKEGDLDSRPLLNWFLEEQVEEEATVSEIIGRVKLIKDDGPGLLRLDEELGKRPATSTEA; this is translated from the coding sequence ATGAAGATGAGCGAGAGCCTGGAGCAGGCATTCAACCAGCAGATCACCCTCGAATTCGAAGCCTCCATCGTGTATCGCCAGCTCGCCATCAAGCTGGACGAGATGGATCTTCCCGGCATGGCCGCCTGGTTGCGCCACCAGGCGGACGAGGAGATCGTCCACGCCAACAAGTTCATCGATCACGTCTCCGACCGCGGCAACCACGCCGAGATCGGCGCGATCGCGGCTCCAGCAGTCAAGGTCGAGTCCGTGCTGGACGCGTTCGAGGCCTCGCTCAAGCACGAGGAGCGGGTCTCCGCAGCCATCCGCGAGCTCTACCGCGCGGCCGATAAGGAGGGCGACCTCGACTCCCGCCCGCTGCTCAACTGGTTCCTGGAGGAGCAGGTGGAGGAAGAGGCGACCGTCAGCGAGATCATCGGTCGGGTGAAGTTGATCAAGGACGACGGCCCGGGCCTGCTGCGCCTGGACGAGGAACTCGGCAAGCGCCCGGCCACGAGCACCGAGGCCTGA